In the Armatimonadota bacterium genome, CCGCAGCGAGAGCTTCCTCGGTTCGGACATCTCCTACAGCGACCTGGCCGGGCGCGACGCGGAGCAGGACTACACGCCGCGTATCGCCGGCACCGCGGAAGGGGTGATCACCCTCGAGCTGCGGCCGAAACCCGGGGCGCCGACGCCGTACGGGAAGCTCCTGGTGCGGGCGCAGGCCGCCACCTATGCCCCGCTGGAGTGGACCTTCTACGACCAGCGCGACCGCGCGGTCAAACGCGTCACCTTCTCCGACCATACCCGGGTCGGAGCCCGGCTGTTCCCGACCCGCACCGTGGTCGAGGATCTGCTGCGCGAAGGGTACCGCACGACGGCGTCCCTCCGGGACCTCCGGTTCGGAGCCGTCCCCGAGACCTGCTTCACGTTACAGGCCCTGGAACAGGGGTGCGAGTAGTTGTTCGCCTTCGCCTGGCGCAGCATCTGGCGCAACCGCAGCCGCAGCCTCGGGGCAGCGTTCGCCGTCGCCTTTACGGTGTGGATGAGCATGACCTACTTCGGCCTGTCCAACGCCGCCCGCGATGGGATGTACGTCAACCTCACCGACACCGTGGGTCACATCCAGATCCACATCCGCGGCTACCGTGCCGTCCGCGACTTCCGCGAGGCGGTCCTCCCCCGAGCCGCCGCCCTTCGCGACCGCCTCACCCGCGCCCTTGGGGACGGCCTGATCGTCGAGGCGCTGGAAGTGCCGGCC is a window encoding:
- a CDS encoding outer membrane lipoprotein-sorting protein, whose translation is MVRTVWTLGILAALLASSAGAGAPAPDPQAVLRAIEDNHRGGSGRFTIALTVVRPGRQTEYVLDIWSDGEDRALAVVRAPARDAGQAFLRVGDNLWLYNPRLKRALRLPPSGRSESFLGSDISYSDLAGRDAEQDYTPRIAGTAEGVITLELRPKPGAPTPYGKLLVRAQAATYAPLEWTFYDQRDRAVKRVTFSDHTRVGARLFPTRTVVEDLLREGYRTTASLRDLRFGAVPETCFTLQALEQGCE